A window of Cryptomeria japonica chromosome 3, Sugi_1.0, whole genome shotgun sequence contains these coding sequences:
- the LOC131075097 gene encoding endoglucanase 1 isoform X1, with translation MGFQQWYDIGILEMLFRCSIRLRPLQILRVCVPFLMRLTLLMFSHFTDAQRVEFGLTLTRCIFFELSNTKTIIRWAIDHLLKATAHHICPGCPNNDHICWERLEDMYTTRTACKIDSQNPSLDVAAKIATTLAAASLVFRKTNFSYSKRLIYASMTDELLLKKVPRLLDMCRGF, from the exons ATGGGATTTCAACAATGGTACGACATTGGAATCCTGGAGATGTTATTCCGATGTTCCATCAGATTGAGACCATTGCAAATCCTAAGGGTTTGTGTGCCATTTCTCATGCGCCTAACTCTGTTAATGTTTTCACATTTTACCGACGCACAGAGGGTGGAATTTGGCCTTACCCTTACCAGGTGCATATTCTT TGAGCTCTCCAATACAAAGACTATCATACGCTGGGCCATAGATCATCTTCTCAAGGCTACTGCTCACCATATATGTCCAG GTTGTCCTAACAATGACCACATATGCTGGGAGAGGCTAGAGGATATGTACACTACCAGAACTGCTTGTAAAATTGATAGCCAAAACCCTAGCTTAGATGTTGCTGCCAAAATAGCTACAACACTTGCAGCTGCATCCCTAGTGTTTCGTAAAACAAACTTTTCCTACTCCAAGAGACTCATTTATGCTTCCATGACG GATGAACTACTATTAAAAAAAGTACCCAGACTTCTGGATATGTGCAGAGGATTTTAA
- the LOC131075097 gene encoding endoglucanase 1 isoform X2 — protein MGFQQWYDIGILEMLFRCSIRLRPLQILRVCVPFLMRLTLLMFSHFTDAQRVEFGLTLTSELSNTKTIIRWAIDHLLKATAHHICPGCPNNDHICWERLEDMYTTRTACKIDSQNPSLDVAAKIATTLAAASLVFRKTNFSYSKRLIYASMTDELLLKKVPRLLDMCRGF, from the exons ATGGGATTTCAACAATGGTACGACATTGGAATCCTGGAGATGTTATTCCGATGTTCCATCAGATTGAGACCATTGCAAATCCTAAGGGTTTGTGTGCCATTTCTCATGCGCCTAACTCTGTTAATGTTTTCACATTTTACCGACGCACAGAGGGTGGAATTTGGCCTTACCCTTACCAG TGAGCTCTCCAATACAAAGACTATCATACGCTGGGCCATAGATCATCTTCTCAAGGCTACTGCTCACCATATATGTCCAG GTTGTCCTAACAATGACCACATATGCTGGGAGAGGCTAGAGGATATGTACACTACCAGAACTGCTTGTAAAATTGATAGCCAAAACCCTAGCTTAGATGTTGCTGCCAAAATAGCTACAACACTTGCAGCTGCATCCCTAGTGTTTCGTAAAACAAACTTTTCCTACTCCAAGAGACTCATTTATGCTTCCATGACG GATGAACTACTATTAAAAAAAGTACCCAGACTTCTGGATATGTGCAGAGGATTTTAA